The DNA region GTGCGCGATCGCGTAGGCGAGCAGGGCGAGGGACCCGCAGCCGAGGTAGAAGAGCGCGTACTGGAGGTGGCCCATGCGTTCCTCGACCATCACGCCGAACACGTACAGGAAGAGCATGTTGCCGAGCAGATGCAGCCAGCTGCCGTGCACGAACAGCGCCGTCACGGCGGTGAGCGCGGCCCGCGGTTTCCCGCTGAGCAGTTCGACGGGTACGACCCCCCAGCGCTCGAAGTAGGCCCGCTGCGCGGCGAGCAGCGCGTCGCCGGTGCCGTAGGAGGGGTTGAGACCGGAGCCGGGGGAGATCAGGAAGATCAGGCAGCACGCGACGATCAGCGCGTACGTCACCGGAGCCGCCTGTCGCCCGACCATCCGGCCGGCGGCCGGGACCCACGCAGTGATCATCGACAAAGCATGACGCAACCGGACCTGTCCCCGCAGATCGCCTCGCCCGCCCATGTGCGTACGGAGCCCCTTACACAGGCCTTAGGGTTACGGGCAATACGCACCACGGTTCCCGAAGGAAAGCGAACGTCACGATGACGGTTCCCCTGCCGACCGAAACCACCCGATGGCGCTGCGCCCTCTGCGGCAACCTCACGCGCTTCGACGTGACCCGCTCCTCGAAGGTCGTCGAGTATGTGCACCTCGACCTGGCCGGAGCGCCGAAGGTCGAAGAACGCGAGGTCGTCAGTGAGACCATCGAGTCGGTCCGCTGCCGGTGGTGCAACGCGGTGGACCAGGTGGAACTCGTGGACAGGCCCGGGGCCGGCTCCTGAAGAGGGAGCGGGCCCCGCACAGCTAGTGGGGTGACCGATGGTGGAGAGCGCGGGCGGAACGCCGGAGGACGGCGCCGCTGAGGTGCTCGACCGTCCGCTGCCCGACGGCGTGCGGCGGGCGGTCGTGCAGATCGTGTCGGACGGCTTCGGCGGCCTCACGGTCGCGGAACTTCCGGCTCAGCTGCGTCAGTACGCGCGCTTCACCCCGAGCAGGCGGGTGAAGTTCGCGGCCAACGCCATGGCCGCGGCCCTGGAGAGCGACCCCCTGTTCCGCCAGCGCATCGGCGAACGCCTGCGCGAGGCGCAGCCCGAGCTCGCCGAGGCCCTGGACGCCGGCACGCCGCCGCCCGCCGCCGACCCGCTGGACGTCGCGGCCGCCGCCTACGTGCTGCGCCCGCTCGGCTGGGTGAAGCTGGTCACCGCCGCGGGCGAGGAGGCCCAGCGCGCGGACGCCGAGCGCGCCGACGAGGAGACCCGGGCCGAACTGGAGCGGCTGCGCGCCGAGCTGGCCGCCGCCCGCGCCCACACCAAGGCCGAGACCGAGCGCCTGCGCGCCGAGCTGGACGCGGCCAGACGCGAGACCGACGCCACCCACCGCAAGCTGCGCGGCGCGCTCAGCGACATCAAGCGCGGCGAGGCGGCACTGCGCAAGGCGGCCGCCGAGGCCGACGCCGCGCGCGCCGAGGGCCAGGCCCAGCTGTCCGCCGCCGAGAGCGAGGCGCGGCGCCTCAAGGCCCGCCTCGGTGAGGCCGAGGCGGCCCTGGAGGCCACCCGCAGGGCCGCGCGCGAGGGCCGCAGCGTGGAGGACATGCGGGTGCGGCTGCTGCTCGACACGGTCCTGGAGGCGGCCCAGGGGCTGCGCCGCGAGCTGGCCCTGCCGCCGGTCTCGGTGCGGCCCGCCGAGACCGTGGACGCCGACGAGCCCGGCCGGATGACGCCGAAGGACATCGCCGCCCGCGCGCTGTCCGAGAACGATCCCGCCATTCTCGACCAGTTGCTCGCCCTGCCGCAGGCGCATCTGGTCGTCGACGGTTACAACGTCACCAAGACCGGCTATCCCACGATGCCCCTGGAGAAGCAGCGGCTGCGGCTGCTCGGCTCCCTCTCCCAGCTCGCGCTGCAGAGCGGGGCCGAGGTGACCTGCGTCTTCGACGGCGCCGAGCTGGCCGCTCCGGTGCTGCTCGCGCCGCCGCGCGGGGTGCGGGTGCTCTTCTCCAAGGCCGGGGTGACGGCGGACGAGCTGATCCGGCAGCTGGTGCGCGCCGAACCGCCGGGGCGGCCCGTCATCGTGGTGTCGACCGACCGCGAGGTGGCCGACGGGATCGCCAAGGCGGGGGCGCGCCCGGTGGCGTCCGCGGTGCTCCTGAAGCGGCTTTCACGGGGCTGAGCCCCATCCGTAACTCCCGTACCGTATGCCCGAATTGGGTCATGGGTGCGCGAGACGGAGCGTCAAATGACCGCTACGGCGCGTCGATTCTTCGTAAAGAAAACGCTTGGCGGCGGACTTTTTCATGGTCAGGATTTGATCTGATCATCGGCGGGTCACTAGGGTCACGCCCAGACCTCCGCTCTGTTGATCACTCATCGAAGGAGCCGCCTTCGTGGCGTCACACCGTCGACCCAAGCAGCCGGGCCGTGCCCGTGTGACCGTGCTGACCGCGACCGCCGCCGCGGCCGTCGCGCTCACCTCGCAGGCAGCGAACGCCGCGCCGAACGAGAAGCCGAGCAAGGACGAGGTCAAGTCCAAGGTCGACAAGCTCTACGAAGAGGCCGAGAAGGCGACCGAGAAGTACAACGGCGCCAAGGAGAAGCAGCAGAAGCTGGAGAAGCAGGTCGACACCCTGCAGGACAAGGTCGCCCGCGGTCAGGACGACCTCAACGAGCTGCGCAGCGGCCTCGGTTCGCTCGCCAGCGCCCAGTACCGCTCCGGCGGCATCGACCCCTCCCTGCAGCTGTTCCTCTCCTCCGACCCGGACAACTACCTCGACAAGGCCTCCGCGCTCGACCAGCTCAGCAGCAAGCAGGCCGAGGCCCTGAAGAAGATCCAGAGCAAGCAGCGCACCCTCGCGCAGCAGCGCAAGGAAGCCGCGGACAAGCTCGGCGACCTCGCCACCACGCGCGCCGAACTCGGCAAGAAGAAGAAGGAGGTGCAGGGCAAGCTCGGTGAGGCGCAGCGCCTCCTGAACTCCCTGTCCGCCGCCGAGCGCGCCGCCCTCAAGGCCAAGGAGGACCGGGCCTCGCGCGACTCCGAGCGCCAGGCCCTCGACAAGCCCGACTCCAAGGGCGGCGCCCCCGCCAAGGGTTCGGGCCGTGCCGCGTCCGCGTACGCCGCCGCGCAGAGCAAGATCGGCTCGCCCTACGTCTACGGCGCGACCGGTCCTTCCTCCTTCGACTGCTCCGGCCTCACCTCCTGGGCCTACGCCCAGGCTGGCATGGACATCCCGCGCACCTCGCAGGCGCAGGCCAACTACGGCACGCGCATCGCCTCGCAGAGCGACCTGCGCGTCGGCGACCTCGTCATCTTCTACGGCGACCTGCACCACGTCGGCTTCTACGCGGGCAACGGCCAGGTCCTGCACGCGCCGCGCACCGGCACCGTGGTCCGCTACGAGTCGATCAACAACATGCCGTTCCAGTTCGGCGTCCGCATCTGACGCCCGCCCCACCGGAGTCCGGCGCACCGTCCGATCGGGCGAATTCCGGTAACTTCCGCTGACCCCGCGCCCCGCCGATGACCTGCGTCTGAGGCGGGGCGTCACTGTGCGTAGGCGCTCAGGGTCTTTGGCCGGGGCCTGATCACGCCGCTACTGTCGCGCGCGTTCCCCGATTCCGGGGAGCGGCCCCCGCCCTCGCGCGGGGGAGCCGACAGCCCCCGCCCGGCGGGGGTCCGTTCCAGCGGAAGGGAGAGCGGCTTCCCGTGGGATCCCATCGCCGTCCCGCAGTACCCACCGGTCCCGACCGGTGCGTACGCACCGCCACCATCACCGTCCTGTCCGCCGCGGCCGCCGCGGCGGCCCTGGCCGCGACACCCGCGGGCGCCGCCCCGCAGGACCC from Streptomyces flavofungini includes:
- a CDS encoding rhomboid family intramembrane serine protease, whose amino-acid sequence is MITAWVPAAGRMVGRQAAPVTYALIVACCLIFLISPGSGLNPSYGTGDALLAAQRAYFERWGVVPVELLSGKPRAALTAVTALFVHGSWLHLLGNMLFLYVFGVMVEERMGHLQYALFYLGCGSLALLAYAIAHADSGQTLVGASGAISAALGAFLYLFPKARVTSLFPFLFFLPLRFPAWVVLPFWVALQWAAAGQERQGPGVAYLAHLVGFSLGFVYAWGRRRGPSRVKASGTATEGDSQP
- a CDS encoding NYN domain-containing protein, which codes for MVESAGGTPEDGAAEVLDRPLPDGVRRAVVQIVSDGFGGLTVAELPAQLRQYARFTPSRRVKFAANAMAAALESDPLFRQRIGERLREAQPELAEALDAGTPPPAADPLDVAAAAYVLRPLGWVKLVTAAGEEAQRADAERADEETRAELERLRAELAAARAHTKAETERLRAELDAARRETDATHRKLRGALSDIKRGEAALRKAAAEADAARAEGQAQLSAAESEARRLKARLGEAEAALEATRRAAREGRSVEDMRVRLLLDTVLEAAQGLRRELALPPVSVRPAETVDADEPGRMTPKDIAARALSENDPAILDQLLALPQAHLVVDGYNVTKTGYPTMPLEKQRLRLLGSLSQLALQSGAEVTCVFDGAELAAPVLLAPPRGVRVLFSKAGVTADELIRQLVRAEPPGRPVIVVSTDREVADGIAKAGARPVASAVLLKRLSRG
- a CDS encoding C40 family peptidase codes for the protein MASHRRPKQPGRARVTVLTATAAAAVALTSQAANAAPNEKPSKDEVKSKVDKLYEEAEKATEKYNGAKEKQQKLEKQVDTLQDKVARGQDDLNELRSGLGSLASAQYRSGGIDPSLQLFLSSDPDNYLDKASALDQLSSKQAEALKKIQSKQRTLAQQRKEAADKLGDLATTRAELGKKKKEVQGKLGEAQRLLNSLSAAERAALKAKEDRASRDSERQALDKPDSKGGAPAKGSGRAASAYAAAQSKIGSPYVYGATGPSSFDCSGLTSWAYAQAGMDIPRTSQAQANYGTRIASQSDLRVGDLVIFYGDLHHVGFYAGNGQVLHAPRTGTVVRYESINNMPFQFGVRI